The Bacillus vallismortis genome window below encodes:
- the dltB gene encoding D-alanyl-lipoteichoic acid biosynthesis protein DltB, with protein MTPYSSFLFFILLGILLLPTIILGLNGKRFQAYNMFISIIILALIFSHDVHGVIALCLFTIWQVLLISGYLAYRQKANSGFVFCGAVIASILPLFLSKIWPFLSHPQPHHPPHNLISFLGISYLTFKGIQLIMEARDGLLKEQLPLHRLLYFILFFPTISSGPIDRYRRFVKDEQKAWTKEEYADLLYTGIHKIFIGFLYKFIIGYAINTYFIMNLPAITHNKILGNLLYMYGYSMYLFFDFAGYTMFAVGVSYIMGIKSPENFNKPFISKNIKDFWNRWHMSLSFWFRDYVFMRFVFWMTKKKWIKNRMAVSNIGYFLLFMLMGVWHGLAPQYIIYGLYHAVLMTCYNFFEKWNKKYKWLPSNRWTTALAIVITFHFVCFGFYIFSGKLFHHHH; from the coding sequence ATGACGCCTTACAGCTCGTTTTTATTCTTTATACTGCTTGGCATTCTTCTTCTGCCGACGATCATTCTCGGCCTGAACGGAAAAAGATTTCAAGCATACAACATGTTCATATCTATCATTATATTAGCTTTAATTTTTTCGCACGACGTACACGGGGTCATCGCCCTGTGTCTGTTTACGATATGGCAGGTGCTTTTGATCAGCGGCTACTTGGCGTACAGGCAGAAAGCGAATAGCGGCTTTGTCTTTTGCGGGGCTGTTATCGCATCGATTCTGCCTTTATTCTTGTCAAAAATATGGCCGTTTCTTTCACACCCGCAGCCGCACCACCCGCCACATAATCTGATCAGCTTTTTAGGGATTTCGTATTTAACCTTTAAAGGCATTCAGCTGATTATGGAAGCAAGAGACGGTCTGCTGAAGGAACAGCTGCCGCTGCACCGCCTGCTGTATTTTATCCTGTTTTTCCCGACGATTTCCTCCGGCCCGATCGACAGATACCGCCGGTTCGTCAAGGATGAACAGAAGGCTTGGACGAAAGAAGAATACGCCGATCTATTGTATACAGGGATTCATAAAATCTTTATCGGTTTCCTGTACAAGTTTATTATCGGCTACGCCATCAACACGTACTTCATCATGAATCTTCCCGCGATCACGCACAATAAGATTCTTGGGAACCTCCTGTACATGTACGGCTACAGCATGTATTTATTTTTTGATTTCGCCGGCTACACGATGTTTGCCGTCGGGGTCAGCTATATAATGGGCATTAAATCACCTGAAAACTTTAATAAACCGTTTATCAGTAAAAATATTAAAGATTTCTGGAACCGCTGGCATATGTCTCTGTCATTTTGGTTCAGAGATTATGTGTTTATGAGATTTGTATTTTGGATGACAAAGAAAAAGTGGATCAAAAACCGTATGGCCGTCTCAAACATCGGGTATTTCCTGCTGTTTATGCTGATGGGGGTTTGGCACGGGCTTGCGCCGCAATATATCATCTACGGCCTCTATCACGCCGTGCTGATGACGTGTTACAACTTTTTCGAGAAGTGGAATAAGAAATACAAATGGCTGCCGTCCAACCGCTGGACAACCGCTCTTGCGATTGTGATCACATTCCACTTCGTTTGCTTCGGATTTTATATTTTCTCAGGAAAACTATTTCATCACCACCATTAA
- the dltC gene encoding D-alanine--poly(phosphoribitol) ligase subunit DltC, producing MEFKQEVLDVLAEVCQDDIVKENPDIEIFEEGLLDSFGTVELLLAIENRFDILVPITEFDRDIWNTPNNIVNQLSELK from the coding sequence ATGGAATTTAAACAAGAGGTATTAGACGTTTTAGCAGAGGTTTGCCAGGATGACATCGTAAAGGAAAATCCTGATATTGAAATTTTTGAAGAAGGTTTGCTTGATTCTTTTGGAACAGTAGAATTGCTGCTTGCGATTGAAAACCGTTTTGATATTTTAGTGCCGATCACTGAGTTTGACCGGGATATATGGAATACACCTAACAACATTGTAAATCAGCTGTCTGAGTTGAAATAA
- the dltD gene encoding D-alanyl-lipoteichoic acid biosynthesis protein DltD, whose amino-acid sequence MKKRFFGPIILAFILFAGAIAIPSSWLTGFITDKRVKESATALNPSMFQGLYLQDQMLKDPAYLPIYGSSELSRLDEFHPSNYFQVNNEGFTPYLVGKGGSQSLIHSLNFAAHMDQLKGKKIVFIVSPQWFIKRGSDEQHFAPNYSALQGLDLAFNEQVDPDVKKKMMKRMLRFKAVQNDEILSELYKAIVNGQTWKVNALKPAAKVYYSMLEKKDLYYSATESSGPKRHISQAVKDKSWAELNKLAEQSGKRHSGSNDFHIDNPVYKKLKPKVPKLKGKNKGKSYAVSPEYGDFELMLDILKDAGAEPMFVTIPVNGKWYDYTGFPKKGRTDYYQKVNKQIKAKGFQVADFSGHEHDPYFMKDTIHIGWKGWVYVDKAIDEFYRTGKVTSS is encoded by the coding sequence ATGAAAAAGCGTTTTTTCGGTCCAATTATTTTGGCGTTTATTCTTTTCGCAGGCGCCATCGCAATTCCATCTTCATGGCTGACAGGCTTCATCACCGATAAGCGGGTGAAAGAATCAGCAACAGCCTTGAACCCAAGTATGTTTCAAGGGCTTTATTTACAAGACCAGATGCTCAAAGATCCGGCATATCTTCCGATTTACGGGTCATCTGAGCTTTCCCGGCTGGACGAGTTCCACCCATCTAACTATTTTCAGGTGAACAATGAGGGGTTCACGCCATACCTTGTCGGCAAAGGCGGATCACAGTCATTGATTCATTCTTTAAACTTCGCTGCCCATATGGATCAGTTGAAGGGCAAAAAAATCGTATTCATCGTGTCTCCGCAATGGTTTATTAAGCGCGGGTCTGATGAACAGCATTTCGCGCCGAACTATTCCGCGCTGCAAGGGCTTGATTTGGCGTTTAACGAGCAGGTCGACCCCGATGTGAAAAAGAAAATGATGAAACGCATGCTGCGCTTTAAGGCCGTGCAAAACGATGAGATTCTTTCCGAGCTGTACAAAGCAATCGTAAACGGGCAGACGTGGAAAGTGAACGCGCTGAAGCCGGCGGCAAAAGTGTATTACAGCATGCTGGAAAAGAAAGACCTGTATTATTCAGCGACGGAATCATCCGGTCCAAAGCGGCATATCTCACAGGCAGTAAAGGATAAGTCATGGGCTGAATTAAATAAACTCGCAGAACAATCCGGCAAACGCCACTCCGGGTCTAACGATTTTCACATCGACAACCCTGTTTATAAAAAGCTAAAGCCGAAAGTGCCTAAGCTGAAAGGGAAAAACAAAGGAAAATCGTATGCGGTGTCACCGGAATACGGTGATTTCGAGCTGATGCTTGATATCCTGAAGGATGCGGGAGCAGAGCCTATGTTTGTCACTATTCCTGTTAACGGAAAATGGTACGACTACACAGGCTTCCCGAAAAAAGGCCGCACTGACTATTACCAAAAGGTGAATAAACAGATTAAAGCGAAGGGCTTCCAGGTTGCTGATTTTTCTGGGCATGAACATGACCCGTACTTCATGAAAGATACCATTCACATCGGCTGGAAAGGCTGGGTGTATGTCGATAAAGCGATTGACGAATTTTATAGAACCGGAAAAGTCACTTCATCCTGA
- a CDS encoding SDR family oxidoreductase, whose amino-acid sequence MKMTGNTVLITGGSAGIGLELAKRLLELGSEVIICGRSEARLKEAKQQLPNIHTKQCDVADRSQRKALFEWALKEFPELNVLVNNAGIQKEIDFAKGTEELFVDGDEIELNFQAPVHLSALFTPHLMKQSEAAIVQVTSGLAFNPLAVYPVYCATKAALHSFSLTLRHQLRDTSVEVIEMAPPMVDTGLNQKSRDKQGVTYRGISAEEYVQYFLDGLKEGKQEITNERVEGLRNATRADYDRVFEQMNMQEN is encoded by the coding sequence ATGAAGATGACAGGCAATACAGTTTTAATCACAGGCGGTTCCGCGGGCATCGGGCTTGAACTGGCCAAGCGGCTTTTGGAACTCGGCAGTGAAGTCATCATTTGCGGACGCAGCGAAGCGCGTCTCAAGGAAGCGAAACAGCAGCTCCCAAACATCCATACGAAGCAATGTGATGTTGCAGACCGTTCGCAGCGGAAAGCTTTGTTTGAATGGGCTCTAAAGGAATTTCCGGAGCTGAATGTTCTCGTCAACAACGCGGGCATTCAAAAGGAAATCGACTTTGCCAAAGGGACTGAGGAGCTTTTTGTGGACGGAGATGAAATTGAACTTAATTTCCAAGCGCCTGTCCATTTATCAGCCCTTTTCACACCTCATTTGATGAAGCAATCCGAGGCGGCAATTGTTCAGGTCACGTCGGGGCTTGCGTTTAACCCGTTAGCTGTTTATCCAGTGTACTGCGCAACAAAAGCGGCGCTGCACTCGTTCTCGCTTACGCTCAGACACCAACTCCGCGATACGAGCGTGGAAGTGATTGAAATGGCGCCTCCTATGGTGGACACGGGATTAAACCAAAAGTCACGCGATAAACAAGGCGTGACGTACCGCGGCATTTCAGCTGAAGAATATGTTCAATATTTCTTGGACGGCTTGAAAGAAGGCAAACAAGAGATTACAAATGAACGTGTTGAAGGTCTTCGTAATGCCACTCGCGCCGATTATGACAGGGTGTTCGAACAAATGAACATGCAGGAGAATTAA